The Psychrobacter sp. LV10R520-6 genome includes a region encoding these proteins:
- a CDS encoding YciK family oxidoreductase codes for MSDSINQTDNQNAGQEANQQQANQYAGQLLTHDDIRNFVPAENCLEGKTILVTGAGDGIGRVAALNYARYGATVLLLGRTSSKLEYVYDEIESFGGKQPAMMPMNLESVTYAEMQQLEGMINKEIGQLDGILHNAGILGELTPLEMYDVDMFAKVMKVNFTATFMLTQALLPLLKDAAHGSIVFTSSTVGTHPRAFWGAYALSKQATEGMSDIFTQETQNTTNLRFNCINPGGTRTNMRAHAFPGENPMSLKTPEDIMAGYVCLMSDASINVRGQVVALQPKD; via the coding sequence ATGAGTGACAGTATTAATCAAACCGATAACCAAAATGCCGGTCAGGAAGCCAATCAACAACAAGCGAATCAATATGCTGGGCAACTTCTAACCCATGACGATATTCGTAATTTTGTGCCAGCGGAGAATTGCTTAGAGGGTAAGACTATCTTGGTCACGGGGGCAGGCGATGGTATCGGACGTGTTGCTGCGTTAAATTATGCTCGTTATGGCGCAACCGTGCTGCTATTGGGGCGTACCAGCAGCAAGCTCGAATACGTTTATGATGAAATCGAAAGCTTTGGTGGCAAGCAGCCAGCGATGATGCCAATGAACCTTGAGAGTGTCACTTATGCCGAAATGCAGCAGTTAGAGGGCATGATTAATAAAGAAATAGGTCAACTTGATGGTATTTTGCATAATGCGGGAATATTAGGTGAGCTGACGCCGCTTGAGATGTATGATGTGGATATGTTCGCCAAGGTTATGAAGGTTAACTTTACCGCTACCTTTATGCTCACTCAAGCATTATTACCGCTGCTTAAAGACGCTGCCCATGGCTCTATTGTCTTTACTTCCAGCACAGTCGGCACTCATCCACGCGCGTTTTGGGGTGCTTATGCACTCTCGAAGCAGGCAACTGAAGGTATGAGCGATATCTTTACCCAAGAGACGCAAAATACCACCAACTTACGTTTTAACTGTATTAACCCCGGTGGTACACGCACTAACATGCGCGCCCATGCTTTTCCGGGTGAAAACCCAATGAGCCTTAAAACACCAGAAGATATCATGGCAGGCTATGTCTGCTTGATGAGTGATGCCAGTATTAATGTGCGCGGGCAAGTGGTGGCATTACAACCAAAAGACTAG
- a CDS encoding DksA/TraR family C4-type zinc finger protein encodes MAGGWSRDGAEHEQMDATVNDAVDRVRSSLLTGDSAEFCDECGNAIPEARRVAVPGVQHCIGCQTELEQEAKAAELFNRRGSKDSQLR; translated from the coding sequence ATGGCAGGTGGATGGTCAAGAGACGGGGCAGAACACGAGCAGATGGATGCAACAGTCAATGATGCTGTAGATCGAGTACGGAGCTCGCTATTGACAGGCGATAGTGCAGAGTTTTGTGATGAATGTGGCAATGCGATACCAGAAGCGCGGCGGGTAGCAGTGCCGGGAGTTCAGCATTGCATTGGTTGTCAGACTGAGCTTGAGCAAGAGGCAAAGGCGGCTGAGTTGTTTAATCGCCGTGGTAGTAAAGACAGTCAATTGCGTTAG
- a CDS encoding CobW family GTP-binding protein — MNTSSIIQNIPCTLVTGFLGSGKTTVINQLLSNKPTNERWALLINEFGRIGIDGALLASSQTAGDTHNNIAIREVSGGCICCTSQLPLQIAISRLLSEHRPQRLIIEPTGLAHPRELLRQLSEPHWQTALSMQAVITVLSGVQWQQEKYRSHDGFQAHVRDADVLVINRYEQLSATYRQDLQQWIAALNKQAKIIWAMADSQTAPDFQTTSDSKITADSSDFIQLSNTYLSELTAQLTKPSNAISKQRIANMTESRVSLTPANSLMSSASINTNNDIETSSSTSELPYRYHDEQQGMLLAGWRLPPHWVFNANDLQQWLLQLPNWQRIKGIVNTSDGWLQLNFTPDSLTINETSAQIDSRLEIILLAGSDNKSDNKFDNKNEAVTTVKRTKVELNNEHQSSIEWERCDRELMALVIPSNNQT, encoded by the coding sequence ATGAACACGTCCTCAATAATCCAAAACATACCCTGCACACTTGTGACAGGGTTTTTGGGCTCTGGTAAAACTACAGTTATTAATCAATTACTCTCTAATAAGCCGACTAATGAGCGCTGGGCATTACTGATTAATGAATTCGGTCGTATCGGTATTGACGGCGCGCTGCTGGCAAGTTCGCAGACAGCAGGAGACACGCACAACAACATCGCCATTCGCGAAGTCAGCGGGGGCTGTATTTGTTGTACCAGTCAACTGCCCTTACAAATCGCCATTAGCCGTTTATTAAGCGAACATCGTCCACAGCGGCTCATCATTGAACCCACAGGACTGGCACATCCGCGCGAGCTGCTACGTCAACTCAGTGAGCCGCACTGGCAGACGGCTTTGAGCATGCAAGCAGTTATCACCGTGCTTAGCGGCGTGCAATGGCAACAAGAGAAGTATCGTAGCCACGATGGCTTTCAAGCGCATGTACGCGATGCTGACGTCTTAGTCATCAATCGATATGAGCAACTGAGCGCCACTTACCGGCAGGATTTGCAACAATGGATTGCGGCGCTAAATAAACAAGCGAAAATTATATGGGCAATGGCAGATTCTCAAACAGCTCCTGATTTTCAAACAACATCTGATTCTAAAATAACGGCTGATAGCTCAGACTTCATACAACTGTCGAACACTTACTTATCAGAGCTAACCGCCCAGCTTACCAAGCCCAGTAATGCCATCTCTAAGCAGCGCATAGCAAACATGACAGAGTCGCGCGTTAGCTTAACGCCAGCTAATAGCTTGATGTCGAGTGCCTCTATAAATACTAATAATGATATCGAGACCAGCTCTTCAACTAGCGAACTGCCCTATCGCTATCATGATGAACAGCAAGGTATGCTATTGGCGGGATGGCGGTTGCCTCCGCATTGGGTATTTAACGCTAATGATCTGCAGCAGTGGTTATTACAACTGCCGAATTGGCAACGTATCAAAGGTATCGTGAATACTTCTGATGGCTGGCTACAACTGAACTTTACGCCCGATAGCTTAACTATCAATGAAACCAGCGCACAAATTGATAGCCGATTAGAAATTATTTTACTTGCTGGCTCAGATAACAAATCAGATAACAAATTCGATAACAAAAACGAAGCCGTTACCACGGTAAAAAGAACCAAAGTAGAGCTTAACAACGAACACCAATCATCAATAGAATGGGAGCGATGTGACCGTGAATTGATGGCACTGGTTATCCCATCAAATAACCAGACATAA
- the ompR gene encoding two-component system response regulator OmpR has translation MTENKSPDTLNQRILVVDDDARLRSLLQRFLEDDGFVVRTAHDSSQMDKLMQRELFSLVVLDLMLPGEDGISICKRLREDNSDIPIIMLTAKGGDADRIAGLEAGADDYLPKPFNPKELLARIKAVLRRQNRELPGAPSYQLEVVEFGPWTLDLSTRTLKRDGNVVTLTTGEFSVLKALVQHPREPLTRDKLMNLARGREWGAMERSIDVQVSRLRRLIEDNPSQARYIQTVWGVGYVFVPDEAEPETAAAKTE, from the coding sequence ATGACTGAGAATAAAAGCCCCGATACCTTGAATCAGCGCATTTTAGTAGTCGACGATGACGCACGCCTGCGCTCTTTGTTACAACGCTTCCTAGAAGATGATGGCTTCGTAGTCCGTACCGCTCATGATAGCAGTCAGATGGACAAACTAATGCAGCGCGAATTGTTCTCCTTAGTAGTATTAGACTTGATGCTACCGGGTGAAGACGGCATTAGTATTTGTAAGCGTCTACGTGAAGACAATAGTGATATTCCGATTATCATGCTGACCGCTAAAGGTGGTGACGCCGATCGTATTGCTGGACTTGAAGCCGGTGCGGATGATTATCTGCCCAAGCCCTTTAACCCAAAAGAGCTGTTAGCGCGTATCAAAGCAGTATTGCGTCGACAGAATCGTGAGCTACCGGGTGCACCAAGCTATCAGCTGGAAGTGGTTGAGTTTGGACCTTGGACGCTTGATTTGTCTACCCGTACGCTAAAACGTGATGGCAATGTAGTGACTTTGACCACGGGTGAGTTTTCAGTACTAAAAGCCTTAGTTCAGCATCCACGCGAGCCATTAACCCGCGACAAATTAATGAACCTTGCTCGTGGTCGTGAATGGGGCGCGATGGAACGCTCTATCGATGTGCAAGTCTCACGTCTGCGTCGCTTGATTGAAGACAATCCTTCGCAAGCGCGTTATATCCAGACTGTATGGGGCGTTGGCTATGTGTTTGTTCCTGACGAAGCCGAACCAGAAACTGCTGCTGCGAAGACCGAATAG
- a CDS encoding helix-hairpin-helix domain-containing protein: protein MSSTDTLTSSQPSINAQGLDATTHANIHDKLARALGIKTAQVNAFVKLYDEGATVPFIARYRKEKTQDLNDIQLRALEKSLNYERDMATRRLKIIELLSTQGNLNDELQARIDNATSKLELEDIYLPYRPRRRSPAAKARAAGLDAAAQVVLTQEITPTDALVDYQVQSNITDDSGNEIEVDFSDIDKQLAGVQAIIVDEWTQALDLLDNLRAGFAKTANIISTVASDEKREVGEKFKDYFEHSEGLARLPNHRLLAMLRGRQENVLGLKIEGEDTPFIDKVINHFDVTIKAPDARREFLVEAASSLWKDKWRPHIEHRLLTEKRLTAEADAIDVFANNLQHLLMSAPAGRKVILGVDPGIRHGVKMAIVDAQGHVMLDSAEKPVVATVYPFAPDNKMEEAKTVIDKLLSTYNVDLVAIGNGTASRETDAMVKEILAANEDLTAKAVIVNESGASVYSASELASDELANLDVSVRGAVSIARRLQDPLSELVKVDPKAIGVGQYQHDVNQTQLADSLDKVTQDSVNAVGVDVNTASPAILAHIAGLNRNVAQQIVTYRKEHGAFASREALKDVPRLGVKTFEQAAGFLRVHDGSNPLDATGVHPESYALVASLLAQSGKGLTEVLGNDGVLNSIDTTTLAINDDNISIKAIIEELAKPARDPRPEFKTANFRDDVNSIKDLSEGMMLEGVVTNVTAFGCFVDVGVHQDGLVHISQMANDFVADPMNRVKPGDIISVRVIAIDEKRGRIGFSMKPEAAKPARTPAKTAAENSSNDDKSNRPRNSRPDADKRPPRPKRQDRADKGSSSATDNRSKAPKPKAEAPIKMGTLGALLKEAGVSKAKK from the coding sequence ATGAGTAGCACTGATACCTTAACGTCATCTCAGCCCTCGATAAATGCACAGGGACTAGATGCAACCACACACGCGAATATTCACGACAAGCTTGCTCGCGCGCTTGGCATTAAGACTGCTCAAGTCAATGCGTTTGTGAAACTTTACGATGAAGGCGCGACGGTTCCGTTTATTGCGCGTTACCGGAAAGAAAAGACCCAAGACCTTAACGATATCCAGTTGCGTGCCTTAGAGAAGTCGCTTAACTACGAACGTGATATGGCTACGCGTCGGCTCAAAATTATTGAACTGCTCAGTACGCAGGGCAATCTAAATGACGAGCTACAAGCACGTATCGATAATGCGACCTCCAAGCTTGAGCTTGAAGATATCTACTTGCCATATCGTCCGCGTCGCCGTTCACCGGCAGCCAAAGCACGCGCCGCTGGCTTAGATGCTGCCGCTCAAGTGGTCTTGACCCAAGAAATTACCCCGACAGATGCGTTGGTGGATTATCAAGTCCAGTCTAATATAACTGATGATAGCGGTAATGAAATTGAGGTCGACTTTAGCGATATTGACAAGCAACTGGCTGGCGTGCAAGCCATTATCGTCGATGAATGGACTCAGGCATTGGATCTACTCGATAACTTGCGAGCGGGATTTGCTAAGACTGCCAATATTATCTCAACGGTTGCCAGTGACGAGAAGCGCGAAGTGGGCGAGAAGTTTAAAGACTACTTTGAGCATAGCGAAGGCCTTGCGCGTTTACCAAACCATCGTTTGCTTGCCATGCTACGCGGTCGCCAAGAAAATGTCTTGGGGCTAAAAATTGAAGGCGAAGATACGCCATTCATTGATAAAGTTATTAACCATTTCGATGTCACGATCAAAGCACCTGATGCCCGTCGTGAGTTTTTAGTAGAAGCTGCTAGCAGCCTGTGGAAAGATAAGTGGCGTCCGCATATTGAGCATCGCTTATTGACTGAAAAACGTCTAACCGCAGAAGCCGATGCCATCGATGTGTTTGCTAATAATTTACAGCATTTATTGATGTCAGCGCCTGCTGGCCGTAAAGTTATCTTGGGCGTAGATCCTGGTATCCGTCATGGCGTAAAAATGGCCATAGTCGATGCGCAAGGTCATGTCATGCTTGATAGCGCTGAAAAGCCAGTAGTAGCCACGGTTTATCCATTTGCGCCTGATAATAAAATGGAAGAAGCTAAAACGGTTATTGATAAATTGCTCAGCACTTATAACGTCGATTTAGTGGCTATCGGTAATGGTACCGCCAGCCGCGAAACGGATGCGATGGTTAAAGAGATTTTGGCAGCTAATGAAGACCTAACTGCCAAAGCCGTTATCGTTAACGAATCAGGCGCATCAGTCTATTCAGCTAGTGAACTTGCTAGTGATGAGCTAGCGAATTTGGATGTCTCCGTACGTGGGGCGGTCTCTATTGCTCGCCGTCTACAAGATCCCTTATCAGAGCTGGTTAAAGTCGATCCAAAAGCCATCGGCGTTGGTCAATATCAGCATGACGTCAACCAAACTCAATTGGCTGATAGCCTTGATAAAGTCACTCAAGACAGCGTAAACGCGGTTGGCGTTGATGTGAATACTGCCAGTCCTGCAATCTTGGCACACATTGCCGGTCTGAATCGCAATGTCGCTCAGCAAATCGTTACCTATCGTAAAGAGCATGGGGCATTTGCTAGCCGTGAAGCACTTAAAGACGTGCCGCGCTTAGGGGTTAAAACCTTTGAGCAAGCCGCTGGTTTCTTACGTGTCCACGATGGCAGTAATCCACTTGATGCCACTGGCGTCCATCCAGAAAGCTATGCCTTGGTTGCTAGCTTACTAGCGCAATCTGGCAAAGGTTTAACTGAAGTACTGGGTAACGATGGCGTGCTTAATAGCATCGATACTACTACTCTAGCTATCAATGATGACAATATCAGTATCAAAGCCATCATAGAAGAGTTGGCCAAACCAGCGCGTGATCCACGTCCCGAGTTTAAAACGGCTAATTTCCGTGATGATGTGAATAGCATCAAAGACCTCTCCGAGGGCATGATGTTAGAGGGTGTGGTCACCAATGTGACGGCCTTTGGTTGTTTCGTCGATGTGGGCGTTCATCAAGATGGCTTGGTACATATCTCACAAATGGCCAATGACTTTGTCGCTGACCCCATGAACCGTGTGAAGCCAGGTGATATCATCTCCGTACGGGTGATTGCTATTGATGAGAAGCGCGGTCGTATTGGCTTTAGTATGAAACCAGAAGCCGCAAAACCAGCACGCACGCCAGCTAAAACTGCTGCAGAAAATAGCAGCAACGATGACAAATCTAACCGTCCGCGTAATAGTCGTCCCGATGCTGATAAACGCCCGCCACGTCCTAAGCGTCAAGATAGAGCCGATAAAGGCAGTTCAAGCGCTACGGATAATCGTAGTAAAGCACCGAAGCCAAAAGCAGAAGCTCCGATTAAAATGGGTACTCTTGGCGCGCTATTAAAAGAAGCGGGTGTCAGTAAAGCTAAGAAATAA
- a CDS encoding saccharopine dehydrogenase family protein: protein MDTNTGTSTNINKSEDTKQASSEERPYAIVLYGATSFVGQITAHYLSQFLSESTAKEGSSEESAVTWAIAGRDEDKLKKLQSELSSKPDNGKVDIIIANSNDDASLNEMTKQTQVIISTVGPYLQYGEPLIKACATNGTDYVDLTGEAIFIKDMLDKYQETAKQSGARIVNSCGFDSIPSDLGVYFTQQQAKAQFDRSCDVIHMRVKAAKGGLSGGTIASMATIFEEVGKDKERRSQVANPYLLNDDNDAPNVRQDNVSKPEYDTEHDRWLAPFVMASINTRIVHRSNQLLDYEYSRDFKYDEAMWMKDGIKGQLMSYGMSVGLLGFATAMIFKPSREFLSKHVLPKSGSGPSKSEQEDGFFDIRFFGETSKKDTISTKVTGDKDPGYGSTSRMLAQSALCLAQDISKEDVGGGFWTPAVAMGDQLLKRLEDHAGISFEVIDDKN, encoded by the coding sequence ATGGACACTAATACAGGTACATCAACAAATATTAATAAATCAGAGGACACCAAACAAGCCAGCAGTGAAGAGCGTCCTTATGCGATCGTTTTATATGGCGCTACTAGCTTTGTTGGACAAATTACCGCTCATTATTTATCGCAATTCTTATCTGAATCAACGGCGAAAGAGGGCTCGTCTGAGGAATCAGCTGTCACATGGGCGATAGCAGGACGCGATGAGGACAAGCTTAAAAAGCTACAGTCTGAGCTGAGCAGTAAGCCAGATAATGGAAAAGTCGATATTATCATTGCTAACAGCAACGATGACGCCAGTCTTAATGAGATGACCAAACAGACCCAAGTCATCATATCAACCGTAGGCCCGTACCTTCAATACGGCGAACCATTGATTAAAGCCTGTGCTACCAATGGCACTGACTATGTTGATCTCACTGGTGAGGCCATCTTTATTAAAGACATGCTGGACAAATATCAAGAGACAGCCAAGCAAAGCGGCGCGCGTATCGTCAACTCTTGCGGCTTTGACTCTATTCCCTCAGACTTGGGCGTTTACTTTACCCAGCAGCAAGCTAAAGCCCAGTTTGATAGGTCCTGTGATGTCATCCATATGCGCGTAAAAGCAGCTAAAGGCGGATTGTCCGGCGGTACAATTGCTTCAATGGCGACTATCTTTGAGGAAGTAGGCAAAGATAAAGAGCGCCGCAGTCAAGTGGCTAACCCTTATCTACTTAATGATGATAACGACGCGCCTAACGTACGCCAAGATAACGTTAGCAAGCCTGAATACGATACCGAGCACGACCGATGGCTGGCACCTTTTGTGATGGCAAGTATTAATACCCGCATTGTCCATCGCAGTAATCAGTTGCTTGATTATGAATACAGTCGCGACTTTAAGTATGATGAGGCGATGTGGATGAAAGATGGCATTAAAGGTCAGCTAATGAGCTACGGCATGAGCGTGGGACTGTTGGGTTTTGCCACGGCAATGATTTTTAAGCCTAGCCGTGAGTTTCTCTCAAAACACGTCCTACCCAAGTCAGGCTCTGGTCCTTCTAAATCTGAACAAGAAGATGGGTTTTTTGATATTCGCTTCTTCGGTGAAACTTCTAAAAAGGACACTATTAGTACTAAGGTCACAGGCGATAAAGACCCCGGCTATGGCAGTACCTCGCGTATGTTGGCACAGTCAGCGTTGTGTCTTGCGCAAGATATTAGTAAAGAAGATGTCGGAGGTGGATTTTGGACACCAGCAGTGGCTATGGGCGACCAGCTATTAAAACGATTAGAAGACCATGCTGGTATTAGCTTCGAAGTAATTGATGACAAAAATTAA
- a CDS encoding DUF1328 domain-containing protein: MFRWAIIFAVIALLASLLGFGGVAGLSSSLAYIFLAVAVILFIVALVSRKM, translated from the coding sequence ATGTTTCGCTGGGCTATTATTTTTGCAGTCATCGCACTGTTAGCAAGTTTATTAGGGTTTGGCGGAGTCGCTGGGCTGTCGTCTAGTTTGGCATACATCTTCCTAGCCGTTGCCGTGATCCTATTTATTGTGGCTCTTGTCAGCCGCAAGATGTAA
- a CDS encoding 4a-hydroxytetrahydrobiopterin dehydratase, with amino-acid sequence MSSLSDKQVDLQLEDLSGWQRDGNAIVKTYHFSDFIEAISFMNQAAFYAEALEHHPEWSNTYNVVNVRLTTEDTGGITSHDIRLAKRMEYIIQPKRL; translated from the coding sequence ATGAGTAGTTTATCTGACAAACAAGTTGATTTGCAGCTAGAAGATCTCTCTGGCTGGCAACGCGATGGTAATGCCATCGTTAAAACATACCATTTTAGCGACTTTATTGAAGCTATTAGCTTTATGAATCAAGCGGCGTTTTATGCCGAAGCGCTTGAGCATCATCCTGAATGGAGCAATACTTATAACGTGGTAAACGTGCGCCTGACCACCGAAGATACTGGAGGCATTACCAGCCATGACATTCGTTTAGCAAAGCGCATGGAATACATTATCCAGCCCAAACGTTTGTAG
- a CDS encoding GNAT family N-acetyltransferase: MNKQDSEKNLDITHNQDAKRFETSIDDKTGYISYQERGDTLVYDHTIVPQVLGGRGVGSALVKHALDYAREHNKKIVPQCSFVSSYINKHPDYQDLI, translated from the coding sequence ATGAACAAACAAGATTCTGAGAAAAATTTAGATATTACTCATAACCAAGATGCCAAGCGCTTTGAAACGTCTATTGATGATAAAACCGGCTATATTAGCTATCAGGAGCGCGGCGATACTTTAGTTTATGATCATACAATCGTGCCGCAAGTATTAGGCGGACGCGGTGTTGGTTCAGCATTGGTAAAGCATGCTCTAGATTATGCACGCGAGCATAACAAAAAAATTGTTCCACAATGCTCTTTTGTATCCTCGTATATTAATAAGCATCCCGACTATCAAGATTTAATATAA
- a CDS encoding fatty acid desaturase family protein, translated as MRLLPPISTAQSAVSILTALTDGQMAAQDRLLSVVQAAHTTAANTDADDQPMDTQSQPTRYPTLTGAPLPKVQTEALADELNALYQSVMDSLGAKDARYIQRVYATVVYSELVARGLLATAGRLSSRRRQMSAWLLGTSLLSFSKILNNMELGHHVMHGQYDWMQHPHLNSQKFDWDIVCPAPLWQHSHNYLHHTFTNIIGRDHDVGYHLIRVTDEQPWTPSDRYNLFKTAILALGFEWAVAFHDIQISVDEYADTPNLHKTMQQKSRALFAKITRQVGKDAIFLPTIAGVTLGRGSAMTTLSGNVTANIVRNLWTWAVIFCGHFTEQAHIYTHLDANESKGDWYVRQILGSSNIQGSPLFHILTGNLSHQIEHHIFPDMPASHYARIAPQVQALCRKYNLTYNTGRFSSQFKQMVGRIHHFSKPNAQEWRAYKLSVSNTVSNSDSSSMLDSKKVKPDAQARGGLSRFLPQVVRQALFYAR; from the coding sequence ATGCGCTTATTACCGCCTATATCCACTGCACAATCTGCTGTATCTATTCTGACTGCGTTAACCGATGGACAGATGGCAGCTCAAGATCGCTTGTTATCAGTAGTGCAAGCTGCTCATACGACGGCCGCCAATACCGATGCTGATGATCAGCCTATGGACACGCAATCCCAGCCTACTCGATATCCCACTTTGACGGGTGCGCCATTACCAAAAGTCCAGACCGAAGCACTTGCTGATGAGCTAAACGCGCTCTATCAAAGCGTGATGGACTCACTAGGGGCCAAGGATGCGCGTTATATTCAACGTGTTTATGCGACGGTGGTATATAGCGAGCTAGTCGCACGTGGTCTACTGGCTACTGCTGGACGACTGTCATCACGTCGTCGTCAGATGAGTGCTTGGCTACTGGGGACGTCCCTGCTCAGCTTTAGTAAAATATTAAACAATATGGAGCTTGGTCATCACGTCATGCACGGGCAATATGATTGGATGCAGCACCCGCATCTTAATAGCCAAAAATTTGATTGGGATATCGTTTGTCCTGCGCCCCTATGGCAGCATTCGCACAATTATTTGCACCATACTTTTACCAATATCATCGGCCGCGACCATGACGTCGGTTATCACTTGATTCGGGTTACTGATGAGCAGCCTTGGACGCCAAGCGATCGCTATAACTTATTTAAAACTGCAATCTTAGCATTAGGCTTTGAATGGGCAGTCGCCTTCCATGATATCCAAATCAGTGTTGATGAATATGCGGACACTCCCAATCTGCATAAGACAATGCAACAAAAATCCCGCGCGTTATTTGCCAAAATTACACGACAAGTGGGCAAAGACGCCATTTTCTTACCTACTATAGCAGGGGTAACATTAGGTCGTGGTAGTGCCATGACCACGTTAAGCGGTAATGTCACTGCTAATATTGTTCGCAATCTGTGGACGTGGGCGGTGATATTTTGCGGACATTTTACGGAGCAAGCGCATATTTACACTCATCTTGATGCTAATGAGAGTAAAGGCGATTGGTATGTACGTCAGATTCTTGGTTCCAGCAACATTCAGGGCAGTCCGTTGTTTCACATTTTAACGGGCAACTTATCCCATCAGATTGAGCATCATATTTTCCCTGATATGCCCGCCAGCCACTATGCTCGCATTGCGCCGCAGGTACAGGCCCTATGTCGCAAGTATAATTTAACCTATAACACGGGACGATTCAGTAGCCAATTTAAACAAATGGTGGGACGTATTCACCACTTTAGTAAGCCAAATGCCCAAGAATGGCGCGCTTATAAACTATCCGTGTCGAATACTGTTAGCAACAGCGATAGCAGCTCAATGCTGGATTCTAAAAAAGTTAAACCAGATGCTCAAGCTAGAGGCGGTCTCAGTAGATTTCTCCCTCAAGTAGTTCGCCAAGCTTTGTTTTACGCACGGTAA
- a CDS encoding flavin reductase family protein produces the protein MPSGYQPEIVQHAFIGFMGSRLHPFWSLTVPKLRLIARRALSDDLIALQFETNRAFRKQAFGLKGGWQGGQYLNLNVVIDGIYHQRSYSLVGLPQQPLWWHDDVTSDKTSKNKKSQRHTVTIAIKPQGLVSDYLTQHAALGAIFDSSVPIGDFTLEQTVLKKQVSSSTTKKSSINESTINELFAAEELNVNKLSPLLFIAGGSGITPMLGLITQALQYGHQVTLLYYNRTALIKSPLQGNWQRLAAKYPMFTYHLINTEDRSTYLADSRHLSTESLLALGLPLADTQIFACGSQELLAGLYRATAEITLPQGSSLRDNIIIENFGYALPSFNNDKTEQNTTGSIEEKTVYLRGRQRRFTSDTTLLLSAEDAGIRLNYGCRQGICQLCRCNKVSGVVKNIQTGKLSSDGYESIQTCINVPVTDVVLDI, from the coding sequence ATGCCCAGCGGCTATCAGCCTGAAATTGTTCAACATGCTTTTATTGGTTTTATGGGGTCGCGGCTGCATCCTTTTTGGTCATTAACTGTGCCTAAGCTGCGACTAATAGCACGCCGCGCGCTTAGTGATGATTTGATAGCGCTACAGTTTGAGACCAATCGTGCTTTTAGAAAGCAGGCGTTTGGGTTGAAAGGCGGCTGGCAAGGTGGACAATATCTCAATTTAAACGTTGTCATTGATGGCATTTATCATCAGCGCAGTTATTCGTTAGTCGGCTTGCCACAGCAACCGCTATGGTGGCACGATGATGTCACTAGCGACAAAACCAGTAAAAATAAAAAATCGCAACGCCATACTGTCACTATCGCCATCAAGCCACAAGGATTGGTTTCTGATTACTTGACACAGCACGCCGCTCTTGGCGCTATATTTGACAGTAGTGTGCCGATTGGTGACTTTACTTTAGAGCAGACAGTTTTGAAGAAACAAGTTAGCTCTTCTACTACTAAAAAGTCATCTATTAACGAGTCAACTATTAACGAACTATTTGCTGCAGAAGAATTAAATGTTAATAAGCTATCACCGCTATTATTTATTGCTGGTGGTAGTGGTATTACTCCAATGTTAGGTCTGATTACCCAAGCTCTGCAATATGGTCATCAGGTGACTTTGTTATACTATAATCGCACGGCATTAATAAAAAGTCCTCTTCAGGGAAATTGGCAGCGTTTAGCCGCTAAATATCCAATGTTTACCTATCATCTTATCAATACTGAAGACCGCAGCACTTATTTGGCGGACAGCCGTCATTTGAGTACGGAGAGCTTATTGGCTTTGGGCTTACCTTTAGCTGATACACAAATATTTGCTTGTGGTTCGCAAGAGTTATTAGCAGGATTGTACCGCGCGACAGCAGAAATAACCTTGCCACAGGGAAGCTCTCTGCGCGACAATATTATTATAGAGAACTTTGGCTATGCCTTACCTAGTTTTAATAATGATAAAACAGAGCAGAACACTACAGGTAGTATAGAAGAAAAGACTGTTTATTTACGCGGGCGGCAACGCCGGTTCACCAGTGACACCACATTACTGTTGAGTGCGGAAGACGCTGGCATTCGCCTAAATTATGGCTGCCGACAAGGCATCTGCCAATTGTGCCGTTGCAATAAGGTCAGCGGCGTGGTCAAAAATATTCAAACTGGTAAGCTAAGCAGTGACGGCTACGAATCTATCCAAACTTGCATCAATGTGCCTGTGACTGACGTGGTGCTGGATATTTAG